The proteins below come from a single Brevundimonas sp. LM2 genomic window:
- a CDS encoding general stress protein, which translates to MAQGMPTRPSGVSKRGFASMDPERQREIARKGGASVPSEKRSFSQDRSLAAQAGRKGGEASHGTRRPEDVEGQAE; encoded by the coding sequence ATGGCACAGGGTATGCCCACCCGCCCTTCAGGGGTGTCCAAGCGAGGCTTCGCCTCGATGGATCCGGAACGTCAGCGCGAGATAGCCCGCAAGGGCGGCGCCAGCGTCCCGAGCGAGAAGCGCAGCTTTTCTCAGGACCGCAGCCTGGCCGCCCAGGCGGGCCGCAAAGGCGGCGAAGCGTCCCACGGGACCCGTCGTCCCGAGGACGTCGAGGGCCAGGCGGAATAG